In Henckelia pumila isolate YLH828 unplaced genomic scaffold, ASM3356847v2 CTG_80:::fragment_1, whole genome shotgun sequence, one genomic interval encodes:
- the LOC140873741 gene encoding monooxygenase 3 isoform X1: MASVVLMPPRWRPEAIHLKKIRSRIRSMADAEAGGVTRKEDIVIVGAGIAGLATAVSLQRVGIGSVVLEQAESLRTGGTSITLFKNGWKVLDAIGVGSQLRSQYLDVQGMVMKSEDGRELRSFRFKDEDESQEVRAVERRMLLETLASQLPRNTISFSSKIRTIERSKNDETVLKLEDDSQISAKIVIACDGTRSPVAKWMGFPDPSYVGHCAIRGIGIYPDGQPVEPKVSYVYGRGVRAGYLPISSTKVYWFVCFNSPSPGPKITDPSILRQETNKLVQNWSSDLLDIIKSTPDEMFIRTPLVDRWLWPGISPPASIGNVVLVGDAWHPMTPNLGQGGCCALEDSVVLAKKLEQALKSRTISVEDAFRSYGSVRWPRIFPLTIRANLVGALLQMDDPLVCSLRNNVILPKLVQLGPMLEHTNFEFEPL, translated from the exons ATGGCGAGTGTAGTTTTAATGCCTCCGAGATGGCGCCCAGAAGCAATCCACCTCAAGAAAATAAGGAGCAGAATCAGGTCCATGGCGGATGCTGAAGCTGGTGGTGTAACTAGAAAGGAAGATATAGTCATCGTCGGGGCTGGAATTGCTGGGCTTGCTACTGCTGTGTCGCTACAAAG GGTGGGGATTGGGTCAGTGGTGCTGGAGCAGGCTGAGTCTCTGAGGACTGGAGGAACATCGATTACGCTTTTCAAAAATGGGTGGAAAGTTTTGGACGCTATAGGGGTGGGAAGCCAGCTGCGAAGCCAATATCTTGACGTTCAAGG GATGGTGATGAAATCAGAGGATGGAAGGGAATTGAGATCCTTCAGATTCAAGGATGAGGATGAAAG TCAAGAAGTTCGAGCTGTAGAGCGACGGATGCTCTTGGAGACTCTTGCTAGCCAGCTGCCACGAAATACAATTTCATTCTCCTCTAAGATTAGAACTATTGAAAGAAGTAAAAATGATGAGACCGTGCTGAAACTCGAGGATGATTCTCAGATATCTGCTAAG ATTGTTATTGCATGTGATGGGACAAGGTCTCCAGTGGCTAAGTGGATGGGTTTTCCAGATCCCAGTTATGTCGGCCATTGTGCTATTCGTGGCATTGGAATTTACCCTGATGGGCAACCGGTGGAGCCAAaagtaagttatgtttatgGCAGAGGTGTGCGTGCTGGCTATTTGCCGATTTCTTCTACTAAAGTGTACTGGTTTGTCTGCTTTAACAGCCCTTCACCAG GTCCAAAGATAACTGATCCGTCCATTTTGAGGCAGGAAACTAACAAATTAGTCCAAAACTGGTCCTCAGATCTTTTGGACATCATAAAATCTACTCCAGATGAAATGTTCATACGAACCCCTCTGGTAGATCGTTGGTTGTGGCCTGGAATCAGTCCTCCAGCTTCAATAGGAAATGTTGTTCTTGTTGGTGATGCGTGGCATCCAATGACACCGAATCTTGGGCAAGGTGGCTGTTGTGCATTAGAAGATAGTGTGGTACTTGCCAAGAAACTTGAGCAGGCGCTGAAGTCTAGGACCATTTCTGTAGAAGACGCATTTAGGTCTTATGGAAGTGTGAGATGGCCACGAATCTTTCCATTAACCATCCGTGCAAATCTTGTGGGTGCTCTACTGCAGATGGATGACCCGTTAGTATGTTCTCTTCGAAACAATGTTATTCTACCTAAGCTAGTCCAGCTTGGACCAATGCTAGAACATACAAATTTCGAATTTGAGCCTCTATGA
- the LOC140873628 gene encoding bax inhibitor 1-like, protein MDSFASFFDSQSSSRNRWSYDSLKNFRQISPVVQNHLKQVYLSLCCALVASAVGAYLHILFNLGGFLTTLGCMGSIIWLLSVPQYEEKKRMSLLLGAALFEGASVGPLIELAIDFDPSIVVSAFVGCAVAFGCFSAAAMVARRREYLYLGGLLSSGLSILFWLHFASSIFGGSMALFKFELYFGLLVFVGYIVVDTQDIIEKAHFGDLDYVKHSLTLFTDFVAVFVRILIIMLKNASEKEEKKKKRRN, encoded by the exons ATGGATTCGTTCGCATCCTTCTTCGATTCGCAATCTTCTTCTCGGAATCGGTGGAGTTAcgattctctcaagaatttccGCCAGATTTCGCCCGTCGTACAAAATCATCTCAaacag GTTTATCTCTCACTATGCTGCGCACTGGTAGCGTCTGCGGTTGGAGCTTATCTTCACATTCTTTTCAACCTTGGTGGGTTTCTTACAACACTTGGATGCATGGGTAGTATAATTTGGCTTCTCTCTGTTCCTCAGTATGAAGAG AAAAAGCGGATGTCACTTCTCTTGGGCGCGGCACTGTTTGAAGGTGCCTCAGTTGGTCCATTGATCGAATTGGCAATTGACTTTGACCCAAG CATTGTTGTCAGTGCTTTTGTTGGTTGCGCCGTGGCCTTTGGTTGTTTCTCAGCAGCTGCCATGGTAGCCAGGCGCAGGGAATACTTGTACCTTGGTGGCCTTCTTTCCTCTGGTCTTTCCATCCTATTCTGGTTGCATTTTGCATCATCAATTTTTGGTGGTTCTATGGCCCTCTTCAAGTTTGAG TTGTATTTTGGGCTCCTGGTGTTTGTAGGCTACATAGTAGTCGATACTCAGGATATCATTGAGAAGGCACACTTTGGGGATCTTGATTACGTGAAGCACTCTCTGACCCTTTTCACTGATTTTGTTGCTGTCTTTGTGCGTATTCTTATCATCATG TTGAAGAATGCTTCCGAGAAggaagagaagaagaagaagaggagaAACTGA
- the LOC140873740 gene encoding phospholipase A1-Ibeta2, chloroplastic, which translates to MQIGNTLPAHNLHSFQARRAAFRCAGSPLNPLNRVQASQKPENITTKHLLNLEKLLPTTEQPPEEPPDQIPPPEEPHRPKGFFERLSLAGVWPEMKAAEDMSPRHLNRLRRLLSKSTEYSPRNNLGSRWREYHGSDDWTGLLDPLDENLRREVVRFGEFIQAAYHCFHSNPSVSMEESQKPRHVALPDKSYKVTKSLYTTSSIGLPNWVDDMAPDLGWMTQRSSWAGYVAVCDDRREIQRMGRRDIIIALRGTATCLEWAENMRDLLVPISQEEEENGGLPKVQCGFLSLFKTRGANDNIPSLAQSVVNEVQRLIQKYKGEALSITITGHSLGAALALLVGDELSSTCAPNMPPIAVFSFGGPRVGNRAFANRLNSRNVKVLRIVNSQDVITRVPGMFVSEELDKKLRCSGAEKFLNALDRSMPWAYAHVGTELRVDTKMSPFLEPHADVACCHDLEAYLHLVDGFLASNCPFRANAKRSLLKLLNEQTSNVKRLYTSKAKGLILIPERNNISAIPSCLPSPS; encoded by the coding sequence GAACCCTCTGAACCGAGTTCAAGCATCTCAAAAACCCGAAAACATCACCACGAAGCACCTCCTCAACCTCGAAAAGTTGTTGCCGACGACGGAGCAGCCTCCAGAGGAGCCACCCGACCAGATACCTCCGCCGGAGGAACCACACCGCCCCAAAGGTTTCTTCGAACGGCTGAGTTTGGCCGGAGTTTGGCCGGAAATGAAGGCTGCGGAGGATATGTCCCCGCGTCATTTAAACAGGCTGCGGCGGCTACTTTCCAAGTCCACGGAATATTCTCCTCGGAACAATCTCGGAAGCCGGTGGAGGGAGTATCACGGCAGCGATGATTGGACCGGCTTACTCGACCCTTTGGACGAGAATCTCCGGCGAGAGGTTGTCCGGTTCGGGGAGTTCATTCAGGCGGCTTACCATTGCTTTCATTCGAACCCGTCGGTGTCGATGGAGGAATCTCAGAAACCGCGCCACGTGGCTCTCCCCGACAAATCTTACAAGGTCACCAAGAGTTTATATACCACCTCCTCAATCGGGTTGCCAAATTGGGTCGATGACATGGCTCCGGATCTTGGTTGGATGACCCAACGCTCGAGCTGGGCCGGGTACGTCGCCGTTTGTGATGATCGGAGGGAGATCCAACGGATGGGAAGGAGAGACATCATCATCGCCTTGCGTGGGACTGCCACCTGTCTCGAATGGGCCGAAAATATGAGAGATTTGTTGGTTCCAATCtcccaagaagaagaagaaaatggagGATTACCCAAAGTGCAATGCGGGTTCTTGAGCTTATTCAAAACTCGTGGCGCTAATGATAATATCCCAAGTTTAGCTCAATCAGTAGTAAACGAAGTTCAAagattaatccaaaaatataaaGGTGAAGCTCTTAGTATAACAATAACGGGGCACAGCCTCGGCGCCGCCCTAGCCTTGCTGGTGGGGGACGAGCTTAGTAGTACATGCGCACCTAACATGCCTCCCATCGCCGTGTTCTCCTTCGGCGGCCCGCGGGTCGGAAATCGAGCTTTTGCGAATCGACTCAACTCGAGGAACGTAAAGGTCCTACGTATCGTGAACTCTCAGGACGTGATCACACGAGTTCCCGGCATGTTTGTAAGCGAAGAACTCGACAAGAAGTTGAGGTGTTCGGGGGCGGAGAAGTTTCTTAATGCACTAGACAGAAGTATGCCGTGGGCGTACGCACACGTCGGGACCGAGCTACGAGTCGATACCAAGATGTCTCCTTTCTTGGAGCCTCATGCAGATGTAGCTTGTTGCCATGACTTGGAAGCGTACTTGCACTTGGTGGATGGGTTTTTGGCTTCAAATTGCCCATTTAGGGCAAATGCAAAGAGAAGTTTGTTGAAGTTGCTTAACGAGCAAACATCAAACGTGAAAAGATTGTACACAAGCAAGGCAAAGGGGTTGATCTTGATTCCTGAAAGAAATAATATTTCGGCAATACCAAGTTGTTTGCCGAGTCCATCTTGA
- the LOC140873673 gene encoding septin and tuftelin-interacting protein 1 homolog 1 yields the protein MDEHQEMERFSMDNDYDDGQWIGGEFIGRRKQKRAQTKDDILYGVFASGDSDSDYEVSGSKKHRKSKTTDYTRPVSFVSTGSVLPNQEIDQNSKEDMQATEEDNTRPMGLGLGFGSSSSKNVNNVAGHVEADKDVDDDFLPSGFGKKITEGAKLRREREKEKAVLAKKSSQAVRRELEPSGVGSFEKHTKGIGLKLLEKMGYKGGGLGKNEQGILAPIEAKLRPKNMGMGFNDYNEASRPALAQSNEKPLAQLSQPSEGRPKEKLWSKRAPQKKKVYITAEELLASKQEQGFEVFQKVFDMRGPQVRVLTNLENINEEEKARENDVPMPELQHNIRLMVDLAELDVQKLDRDLRNERETVVALQKEKVKLQEEAYRQKKQLENMEEIVSVLDRISDQSTNGLLTLQSLATSFMDLQTRFSDDYTLCNLSCIACSYALPLFIRVFQGWDPLQNPRHEVEVVSMWKKLLQGKDSLSVSDARSPYNQLLMEVVFPAVRISGTNTWQARDPEPMLRFLESWEEVLTPPILGIILDSIVMPKLFAAVDSWDPRRETIPIHSWIHPWLPLLGQKLENCYHTIRNRLASVLHAWHPSDMSAYYILSPWQTVFDPASWEQLMVRYIIPKLLVIMHELQINPANQKLDEFYWVRTWTAAIPIHHMLQLMDIFFNKWQEVLYHWLRSSPNFEEVTKWYLGWKELLPPELQANEHVRFRLNIGLDMMNQAVEGMEVVQPGLKENLSYLRVLEQRQFETQKKASAQAQQQTSTGMGNGIQADGMGGGVEMNLREVIEIHAQQSGLLFKPKPGRTQDGHQIYGFGNISIIVDSLNQKVFAQNEDRWSLVSLEQLLELHNRSTLKRH from the coding sequence ATGGATGAGCATCAGGAAATGGAACGTTTTAGTATGGATAACGACTACGATGATGGTCAGTGGATTGGTGGCGAATTTATTGGGAGGCGCAAACAAAAACGAGCTCAGACAAAAGATGATATCCTTTATGGTGTATTTGCTTCTGGTGATAGTGATTCTGATTACGAGGTGTCTGGTTCAAAGAAACATAGGAAATCCAAGACGACTGATTATACGAGGCCAGTCAGTTTTGTTTCTACTGGCTCTGTTTTACCCAATCAGGAGATCGATCAGAATTCCAAGGAAGATATGCAAGCAACTGAGGAGGATAATACCCGACCTATGGGTTTGGGTCTTGGATTTGGTTCTTCCTCTTCCAAAAATGTCAACAATGTTGCCGGACATGTTGAAGCTGACAAGGATGTAGACGATGATTTTTTGCCCTCTGGATTTGGAAAGAAGATAACGGAAGGTGCCAAGCTGCGACGAGAGAGGGAAAAGGAAAAGGCTGTGCTGGCCAAGAAATCCTCTCAGGCTGTGAGAAGAGAATTGGAGCCCTCTGGTGTTGGTTCCTTTGAAAAGCATACCAAGGGCATTGGGTTGAAGTTGCTGGAGAAGATGGGTTACAAAGGAGGTGGTCTCGGTAAAAACGAGCAGGGGATTTTAGCTCCCATCGAGGCCAAGCTGCGGcctaagaatatggggatggGTTTCAATGACTATAATGAGGCTAGTCGTCCAGCATTAGCACAATCGAATGAAAAACCACTGGCTCAATTAAGTCAACCTTCAGAGGGTCGCCCAAAAGAGAAGCTTTGGTCGAAAAGAGCTCCACAGAAAAAGAAAGTTTATATAACTGCCGAAGAATTGCTGGCCAGCAAACAAGAACAGGGTTTTGAAGTTTTTCAGAAGGTTTTTGACATGAGAGGACCACAGGTTCGAGTTTTGACCAATTTGGAGAACATAAATGAGGAAGAGAAAGCCAGGGAAAACGATGTTCCAATGCCTGAACTCCAACACAATATCAGATTGATGGTTGATTTGGCTGAGCTAGATGTGCAAAAGTTGGATAGGGATCTGCGGAATGAGAGGGAGACTGTGGTTGCTTTGCAGAAAGAAAAGGTGAAACTTCAGGAAGAGGCATATCGTCAGAAGAAGCAACTTGAAAACATGGAAGAGATAGTTAGTGTACTGGACCGAATAAGTGACCAGAGCACAAATGGATTGCTGACGCTACAATCACTTGCTACATCATTTATGGACTTGCAGACTAGATTTTCTGATGATTACACGCTGTGCAATTTATCATGCATTGCATGCTCATACGCTCTTCCTTTGTTTATTAGAGTATTTCAGGGATGGGATCCGCTTCAAAATCCAAGACATGAAGTTGAGGTGGTATCCATGTGGAAGAAATTACTGCAAGGGAAAGATTCATTGAGTGTCTCCGATGCCAGGTCACCTTATAATCAATTGCTGATGGAAGTTGTTTTTCCTGCTGTGCGAATATCTGGGACCAATACTTGGCAGGCACGAGATCCAGAGCCCATGCTCAGGTTTTTGGAGTCTTGGGAAGAGGTTTTAACTCCTCCTATTCTAGGCATCATACTCGATAGCATAGTCATGCCAAAATTGTTCGCCGCAGTAGACTCATGGGATCCACGCAGAGAAACCATCCCAATTCATTCTTGGATACATCCATGGCTGCCTTTATTGGGACAGAAGTTAGAAAATTGTTATCACACGATACGTAATAGGTTGGCGAGTGTCCTTCATGCTTGGCACCCTAGTGATATGTCTGCTTATTACATATTGTCCCCTTGGCAAACAGTGTTTGATCCTGCTAGTTGGGAGCAACTGATGGTTCGTTACATCATTCCAAAATTATTGGTCATCATGCATGAGTTACAAATAAATCCTGCCAATCAGAAACTTGATGAATTCTATTGGGTACGAACATGGACTGCTGCTATTCCTATCCATCACATGCTACAACTGATGGATATCTTCTTCAATAAATGGCAGGAAGTTTTGTATCATTGGTTACGTTCTAGTCCAAACTTTGAGGAAGTAACCAAATGGTATCTTGGCTGGAAAGAACTTCTTCCACCCGAACTTCAAGCGAATGAGCATGTTCGGTTTAGGCTTAATATTGGTCTGGACATGATGAACCAGGCTGTTGAAGGCATGGAGGTGGTGCAGCCGGGTCTTAAAGAGAATTTAAGTTATCTCAGGGTGCTTGAACAAAGACAATTCGAGACGCAGAAAAAAGCATCGGCACAAGCTCAACAGCAGACCTCTACTGGCATGGGCAATGGTATTCAAGCAGATGGTATGGGTGGTGGGGTTGAGATGAATTTGAGGGAAGTTATTGAAATTCATGCTCAGCAGAGTGGTCTCTTATTTAAACCTAAACCTGGAAGAACCCAGGATGGACACCAGATATACGGCTTTGGTAACATAAGCATAATAGTAGACTCCCTTAACCAAAAAGTATTTGCACAAAACGAGGATAGGTGGTCTTTGGTATCCCTTGAACAGCTGTTGGAGCTGCACAATCGTTCTACTTTGAAGCGACATTGA
- the LOC140873741 gene encoding monooxygenase 2 isoform X2, with product MVMKSEDGRELRSFRFKDEDESQEVRAVERRMLLETLASQLPRNTISFSSKIRTIERSKNDETVLKLEDDSQISAKIVIACDGTRSPVAKWMGFPDPSYVGHCAIRGIGIYPDGQPVEPKVSYVYGRGVRAGYLPISSTKVYWFVCFNSPSPGPKITDPSILRQETNKLVQNWSSDLLDIIKSTPDEMFIRTPLVDRWLWPGISPPASIGNVVLVGDAWHPMTPNLGQGGCCALEDSVVLAKKLEQALKSRTISVEDAFRSYGSVRWPRIFPLTIRANLVGALLQMDDPLVCSLRNNVILPKLVQLGPMLEHTNFEFEPL from the exons ATGGTGATGAAATCAGAGGATGGAAGGGAATTGAGATCCTTCAGATTCAAGGATGAGGATGAAAG TCAAGAAGTTCGAGCTGTAGAGCGACGGATGCTCTTGGAGACTCTTGCTAGCCAGCTGCCACGAAATACAATTTCATTCTCCTCTAAGATTAGAACTATTGAAAGAAGTAAAAATGATGAGACCGTGCTGAAACTCGAGGATGATTCTCAGATATCTGCTAAG ATTGTTATTGCATGTGATGGGACAAGGTCTCCAGTGGCTAAGTGGATGGGTTTTCCAGATCCCAGTTATGTCGGCCATTGTGCTATTCGTGGCATTGGAATTTACCCTGATGGGCAACCGGTGGAGCCAAaagtaagttatgtttatgGCAGAGGTGTGCGTGCTGGCTATTTGCCGATTTCTTCTACTAAAGTGTACTGGTTTGTCTGCTTTAACAGCCCTTCACCAG GTCCAAAGATAACTGATCCGTCCATTTTGAGGCAGGAAACTAACAAATTAGTCCAAAACTGGTCCTCAGATCTTTTGGACATCATAAAATCTACTCCAGATGAAATGTTCATACGAACCCCTCTGGTAGATCGTTGGTTGTGGCCTGGAATCAGTCCTCCAGCTTCAATAGGAAATGTTGTTCTTGTTGGTGATGCGTGGCATCCAATGACACCGAATCTTGGGCAAGGTGGCTGTTGTGCATTAGAAGATAGTGTGGTACTTGCCAAGAAACTTGAGCAGGCGCTGAAGTCTAGGACCATTTCTGTAGAAGACGCATTTAGGTCTTATGGAAGTGTGAGATGGCCACGAATCTTTCCATTAACCATCCGTGCAAATCTTGTGGGTGCTCTACTGCAGATGGATGACCCGTTAGTATGTTCTCTTCGAAACAATGTTATTCTACCTAAGCTAGTCCAGCTTGGACCAATGCTAGAACATACAAATTTCGAATTTGAGCCTCTATGA
- the LOC140873762 gene encoding pentatricopeptide repeat-containing protein At4g16835, mitochondrial, with product MITSYIQCGDLDSAMKVFLRMKMRTTVSWNSILAGFSKRPGMLKEARQLFDEIPAPDTVSYNIMLACYLKNSDLEEAKGFFNRMPVKDTASWNTMISGLSQQGRMNEAKELFSAMPKRNLVTWNAMISGYVETGDLESALELFGKAPVKGVIAWTAIITGYMRSGGVELAEKVFYETPDKNLVTWNAMMAGYVENGRGEDCLKVFKKMLKLRIRANPSSLSTILLACSNLSVLKFGKQVHQLVQKSPLYLDTMVGTSLISMYCKCGVLKDAWKLFQEMPCKDLVTWNAMISGYAQHGVSGKALSLFDEMRDTGTKPDWITFVGILSACNHAGLVDVGISYFEKMQKDYKIAVRPDHYTSMIDLLGRAGRLTEAVDLIKKMPFEPHSAIYGTLLGACRIHKNSEIAEFAANNLLSLDPGNPAAYVQLANVYAAKKNWESVSKVRRWMKENRVIKTPGYSWIEVRSVVHEFRSGDRLHPELEHIHEKLTELEKKMKLAGYVPDLESALHDVGEEQKEQLLMWHSEKLAIAFGLIRLPSGMPIRVFKNLRVCGDCHEATKFISAIEGREIIVRDTTRFHHFLDGKCSCRDYW from the coding sequence ATGATTACCTCTTACATTCAGTGTGGGGACTTAGATTCAGCAATGAAAGTTTTTCTGAGAATGAAAATGAGAACCACGGTGTCCTGGAATTCAATTTTAGCGGGGTTCTCGAAAAGGCCGGGGATGTTGAAAGAAGCACGACAACTGTTTGATGAAATTCCCGCGCCAGATACTGTATCGTACAATATCATGTTGGCATGTTATTTGAAAAATTCCGATTTGGAGGAAGCAAAGGGTTTCTTTAATCGAATGCCGGTTAAAGACACTGCGTCGTGGAACACCATGATTTCAGGGTTGTCGCAACAGGGGAGGATGAATGAAGCTAAGGAGTTGTTTTCCGCTATGCCAAAGAGGAATCTTGTGACCTGGAATGCAATGATTTCAGGATATGTAGAAACTGGGGATTTGGAATCAGCATTGGAGTTGTTTGGAAAGGCCCCTGTTAAAGGTGTCATTGCTTGGACTGCTATAATTACCGGATATATGAGAAGTGGGGGAGTTGAATTGGCAGAAAAGGTGTTCTATGAAACACCGGACAAGAATCTGGTTACATGGAATGCAATGATGGCAGGTTATGTTGAAAATGGTAGAGGCGAAGATTGTTTGAAAGTTTTCAAGAAAATGTTGAAGTTAAGGATTCGAGCTAATCCGTCAAGTTTGAGTACCATTTTGTTGGCGTGCAGTAATTTATCGGTGTTAAAATTTGGGAAACAGGTGCACCAGCTTGTGCAAAAATCGCCCTTGTATTTGGACACAATGGTAGGGACTTCATTGATTAGCATGTACTGCAAATGTGGGGTTTTGAAAGATGCTTGGAAGTTATTTCAGGAGATGCCGTGTAAAGATTTGGTCACTTGGAATGCTATGATTTCTGGATATGCCCAACATGGGGTCAGTGGGAAGGCTCTGAGTTTGTTTGATGAGATGAGAGATACCGGAACAAAACCGGATTGGATCACGTTTGTGGGCATTTTATCTGCGTGTAATCATGCGGGATTAGTTGATGTTGGGATTTCTTATTTTGAGAAAATGCAGAAGGATTACAAAATTGCAGTAAGACCAGATCACTATACTAGTATGATTGATCTTCTTGGTCGGGCAGGCAGGCTGACTGAGGCTGTGGATTTGATCAAGAAAATGCCTTTTGAACCTCATTCTGCTATATATGGAACCCTTCTAGGTGCATGTAGAATACACAAGAACTCGGAAATTGCTGAGTTTGCTGCCAACAACTTGCTTAGTCTTGACCCTGGGAACCCGGCTGCATATGTTCAACTTGCAAATGTTTATGCTGCAAAAAAGAATTGGGAGAGCGTTTCAAAAGTTCGAAGATGGATGAAGGAAAATAGGGTCATTAAAACGCCTGGGTACAGCTGGATCGAGGTAAGGAGTGTCGTTCATGAGTTCAGATCAGGAGATAGGCTTCACCCTGAACTGGAACACATTCACGAAAAACTCACTGAACTCGAGAAGAAAATGAAGTTGGCAGGTTATGTACCTGATCTTGAATCTGCTTTGCATGATGTGGGAGAGGAGCAGAAAGAGCAGCTACTTATGTGGCACAGTGAGAAATTGGCCATTGCCTTTGGCCTAATACGACTACCGTCGGGTATGCCAATTCGAGTATTTAAGAATCTAAGAGTTTGTGGTGACTGCCACGAAGCCACGAAATTTATCTCAGCAATTGAAGGCCGGGAGATAATTGtgagagatacaacaagatttCACCATTTTCTTGATGGAAAATGCTCTTGCCGTGACTATTGGTAA